A genomic window from Litoreibacter janthinus includes:
- a CDS encoding peroxidase-related enzyme (This protein belongs to a clade of uncharacterized proteins related to peroxidases such as the alkylhydroperoxidase AhpD.), producing the protein MTNPDVTALDLPMADPLPEATQKYFDICTDKLGMIPNVLQAYAFDPEKLNAFIGMYNDLMLGDSNLTKLEREMIAVAVSSVNKCFYCLVAHGAAVRQLSGDPALGEALVMNYRVAPLDARQRAMIDFAVQMTEASYRIEESDRDGLRQVGFNDRDIWDIAAVASFFNMTNRMASAVDMRPNAEYHAADR; encoded by the coding sequence GTGACAAATCCCGACGTGACCGCGCTTGATCTGCCAATGGCCGACCCGCTTCCCGAAGCGACGCAAAAATACTTCGACATCTGCACCGACAAGCTGGGGATGATTCCTAACGTCTTGCAGGCCTACGCGTTCGACCCAGAAAAGTTGAACGCCTTCATCGGCATGTATAACGATCTGATGCTCGGCGACAGTAACCTCACTAAACTGGAGCGTGAAATGATCGCTGTGGCCGTCTCTTCGGTTAACAAGTGCTTCTACTGTCTCGTGGCACATGGAGCCGCCGTGCGCCAACTGTCTGGCGATCCTGCCTTGGGCGAAGCGTTGGTGATGAATTACCGCGTTGCCCCTTTGGATGCGCGTCAGCGCGCGATGATCGATTTCGCGGTTCAAATGACCGAAGCGAGCTATCGCATAGAGGAAAGCGATCGCGACGGGCTACGCCAGGTTGGTTTTAATGATCGAGATATCTGGGACATCGCCGCCGTCGCCAGCTTCTTCAATATGACGAACCGGATGGCCTCTGCGGTTGATATGCGCCCAAACGCGGAATACCACGCGGCAGATAGATGA
- a CDS encoding OmpA family protein, with translation MTDTLRLFLVGLFLANPALADLQLTFPAPATETFSETEEFGSYKLPVGPYADGFVQTLVAEGQQITRAWRIDIDVGTSLLVMDNLRQQLEASGFELLYECTTEVCGGFDFRFTTSVLPEPVMHVDLGDFRFLSAQRLGGAVPEYVSLFVSRGADTAFVQMILVGSPDEVSLTAKSGGKVAQVAPAIPSVTFGSVTETMLRDGHAVLDDLNFETGSSALGEGKFLSLIDLAEYLKANPEIRIALVGHTDAEGSLQGNVNLSRKRAQSVAARLSQEFGVPSSQMEAEGVGYLSPRASNLSEEGRTQNRRVEVIITSTQS, from the coding sequence ATGACGGACACGCTTCGTCTTTTTCTGGTGGGCCTGTTTCTGGCAAATCCGGCTTTGGCCGACCTGCAACTGACATTTCCGGCTCCCGCGACCGAAACCTTCTCGGAAACGGAAGAATTTGGCAGCTACAAATTGCCTGTCGGTCCCTATGCGGACGGTTTTGTTCAGACGCTAGTAGCTGAAGGTCAGCAGATCACCCGTGCTTGGAGGATCGATATTGATGTCGGAACGTCACTGTTGGTGATGGACAACCTGCGCCAGCAGCTTGAGGCATCAGGGTTCGAGTTGCTCTATGAATGCACGACTGAAGTGTGTGGCGGATTCGATTTTCGGTTCACCACCAGCGTGCTTCCAGAGCCGGTAATGCATGTCGACCTTGGCGATTTCCGGTTTCTGTCAGCGCAGCGCCTTGGCGGCGCTGTCCCCGAGTACGTAAGCCTGTTCGTGAGCCGCGGCGCTGACACGGCTTTTGTGCAGATGATCCTTGTCGGCAGCCCGGATGAGGTTTCGCTAACCGCGAAATCTGGCGGAAAAGTTGCGCAAGTTGCCCCCGCTATTCCGAGCGTCACCTTCGGGTCAGTCACAGAAACAATGCTGCGCGACGGCCATGCCGTTTTGGATGACTTGAACTTTGAAACAGGCTCGTCCGCGTTGGGTGAAGGCAAGTTTTTATCCCTGATCGACCTTGCCGAATACCTGAAGGCCAATCCAGAGATCAGGATCGCATTGGTGGGCCACACCGATGCGGAAGGATCATTGCAGGGCAATGTGAACCTGTCCCGCAAGCGAGCGCAATCGGTAGCGGCGCGCTTGTCTCAGGAGTTCGGCGTACCCAGTAGTCAAATGGAAGCGGAAGGGGTCGGATACCTTTCCCCGCGCGCCAGCAACCTGTCTGAAGAAGGGCGCACCCAAAATAGAAGGGTCGAGGTGATTATCACCTCGACCCAGAGTTGA